In Rutidosis leptorrhynchoides isolate AG116_Rl617_1_P2 chromosome 2, CSIRO_AGI_Rlap_v1, whole genome shotgun sequence, one genomic interval encodes:
- the LOC139892060 gene encoding probable arabinosyltransferase ARAD1, protein MAIKYNTSSKAFTCSVSTLFLLISVVCTILLSLFYLLSNQKMKSASSLSCIEPSTSTDLLSVNSVSNSINVYVSDLPRSLNYGLLEKYWSLSHDSRLGSDVDNQIRLAGSWSDNKRAPLYPESPLIKQYSAEYWIMGDLETPQELRTTSFARRVFAPEQADVVFVPFFATISAELQLGTAKGVFRKKVGNEDYARQREVLDFVKGTEGWKRSGGRDHVFVVTDPVAMSHVKDEIAPAILLVVDFGGWYRVDSKASNGNSSDMIQHTQVSLLKDVIVPYTHLLPRLHLSENQKRQTLLYFKGAKHRHRGGLVREKLWDLLTNEPGVIMEEGFPNATGREQSIKGMRTSEFCLHPAGDTPTSCRLFDAIQSLCIPVIVSDNIELPFEGTIDYTKLSVFVSVSEALQPNWLVNHLKSYTDVQISNFRKNMGRVQSVFEYDNGYPGGIGPIPIDGAVNHIWRKVHQKLPMIKEAIVREKRKPFNVVIPRRCHCT, encoded by the exons ATGGCCATTAAGTACAATACTAGCAGTAAAGCTTTTACATGTTCAGTTTCTACTTTGTTTCTGTTGATTTCTGTTGTTTGCACCATTTTACTCTCCCTTTTCTATCTATTATCTAATCAAAAAATGAAATCCGCATCGTCTTTATCGTGTATCGAGCCTAGCACCTCTACCGACTTACTCAGTGTTAATTCTGTTAGCAATTCGATAAACGTATATGTTTCAGATCTACCTAGATCACTTAACTATGGACTTTTAGAAAAATATTGGTCTTTATCCCATGATTCAAGACTAGGTAGTGATGTTGACAACCAAATTAGATTGGCCGGTTCTTGGAGTGATAATAAAAGAGCCCCCTTGTATCCTGAAAGCCCGTTGATTAAACAATACAGTGCTGAGTACTGGATTATGGGTGATCTTGAAACTCCACAAGAGTTGAGAACTACTTCTTTTGCGAGACGAGTTTTTGCTCCTGAACAGGCTgatgttgtttttgttcctttttttGCTACAATAAGTGCTGAATTGCAGCTTGGTACTGCTAAAGGGGTTTTCAGAAAGAAGGTGGGAAATGAGGATTATGCAAGACAGAGGGAGGTTTTGGATTTTGTAAAAGGGACCGAGGGTTGGAAACGTTCTGGTGGCAGAGATCACGTTTTTGTTGTTACTG ACCCTGTTGCAATGTCACATGTTAAAGACGAGATAGCTCCTGCCATTCTGCTTGTTGTTGACTTTGGTGGCTGGTACAGGGTTGACTCAAAAGCATCTAACGGGAACTCGTCTGATATGATACAACACACTCAAGTATCACTACTGAAAGATGTTATAGTCCCCTATACTCATTTACTTCCGAGGCTGCACCTATCAGAAAACCAGAAACGCCAAACACTTTTGTATTTTAAGGGAGCTAAGCATCGACATCGA GGTGGTTTGGTACGAGAAAAATTGTGGGATTTATTAACGAATGAACCTGGAGTTATAATGGAAGAAGGGTTCCCGAATGCAACTGGAAGAGAACAATCGATAAAAGGAATGAGAACGTCTGAATTCTGTTTGCATCCAGCTGGCGATACTCCAACGTCATGTCGTCTTTTTGACGCCATTCAAAGTCTATGTATACCTGTCATTGTCAGTGACAATATTGAGCTTCCATTCGAAGGCACCATTGACTACACAAAATTatccgtttttgtatctgtaagtgAAGCACTACAACCAAACTGGTTAGTGAATCATCTCAAAAGCTATACTGATGTGCAGATCAGTAATTTCAGAAAGAATATGGGTCGGGTTCAGTCGGTTTTTGAATATGATAATGGCTATCCGGGTGGTATTGGCCCGATCCCTATTGATGGTGCGGTGAACCACATATGGCGTAAGGTTCACCAAAAGTTGCCAATGATTAAAGAGGCTATTGTTCGAGAGAAGAGAAAACCCTTTAATGTGGTTATTCCACGCAGATGTCATTGTACTTGA